In Haematobia irritans isolate KBUSLIRL chromosome 1, ASM5000362v1, whole genome shotgun sequence, a genomic segment contains:
- the LOC142222423 gene encoding transmembrane protein 181: MAKPPSDTNGLGYAYHLPSGGLLLRLKNSLSQFSDLFSEFNKYIAPAYHHDRCERSVHMRLYSMHKREFVMVFLGFFTCFGLGIIIGLTGPPITSTTEITAKTILNRTSLANSSNVLATGPFAMKSPLMTTYSQQLWLIAKLVTNNNDDEKYDKKFYVSVGIDGITEQHKPQSILSSNNLHNRTRHLSCIRNDCEEFTVMHLGFLEYAHYIITVRFFGLETFHQKYNITGITFYFKTYSPEFTQIEIWFRFIFLLFAFIVICWYAHSLRKYPIYDWSIEQKWISVLLPLLLLYDNPFFPLIFLMNSWLPGMLDAVLQATFLSALLMFWLCIYHGLRQNERRFLKFYLPKLIVVMPIWLCAIVLATWEKCNELKDPTYSHFVDTKNYNGFKMFFYIAGCMYILYLIMLILRAYTELRSMPFFDMRLKFLTLLMLFVISISVTVTTCRFGFGILEDNFVASLNTTYRSSAQFMCFYGLLNFYLFTMAYVYAPNGRFSQAEISVTKDNPAFSMINDSDEEVVYGSEDESRRPLTVAGKNDYDSD; encoded by the exons ATGGCCAAACCACCCTCTGATAccaatggtttagggtatgcctATCATCTACCCTCAGGTGGTCTTCTCCTTCGCCTCAAGAATTCTCTGTCACAATTTAGTGATCTATTTAGTGAATTCAATAAGTATATAGCACCTGCATATCATCATGATCGTTGTGAACGTTCAGTTCACATGCGTTTGTATTCCATGCACAAACGTGAATTTGTAATGGTCTTTTTGGGATTCTTCACCTGCTTTGGATTGGGTATAATTATTGGATTGACGGGACCACCAATTACCAGCACAACTGAAATTACCGCCAAGACAATATTGAATCGTACCAGCTTGGCGAACTCCTCCAATGTTTTGGCCACCGGACCATTTGCCATGAAGTCTCCCCTGATGACAACGTATTCGCAACAATTGTGGCTGATTGCAAAATTGGTGACCAACAATAATGATG atgaaaaatatgacaaaaaattttatgtcagtgTTGGAATTGATGGCATTACCGAACAACATAAGCCCCAAAGTATACTTTCCTCAAATAATCTACATAATCGTACAAGACATCTTTCCTGTATTCGAAACGATTGTGAAGAATTTACTGTAATGCATTTGGGATTTTTGGAGTATGCCCATTATATAATAACCGTAAGATTTTTTGGCTTAGaaacatttcatcaaaaatataatataactgGAATAACTTTTTAT TTCAAAACGTACAGTCCTGAATTCAcacaaattgaaatatggtttcGATTTATATTCCTATTATTTGCCTTTATAGTAATA TGCTGGTATGCGCATAGCTTGAGAAAGTATCCTATTTATGATTGGTCCATAGAACAAAAGTGGATTTCGGTATTATTACCATTGTTGTTACTATATGATA ATCCTTTCTTCCCTTTAATATTTCTAATGAACTCTTGGCTTCCTGGAATGTTAGATGCCGTCCTACAAGCAACATTCTTAAGTGCGCTTCTTATGTTTTGGCTTTGTATATATCATGGATTACGACAAAATGAAAGaagatttttaaagttttatttgccAAAACTTATTGTAGTAATGCCCATATGGCTATGTGCCATTGTTTTAGCCACATGGGAGAAGTGCAATGAATTAAAAGATCCTACCTACAGTCATTTTGTGGATACCAAAAATTATAAT ggcttcaaaatgtttttctatattgCCGGCTGTATGTACATTCTATACTTGATTATGTTAATATTAAGGGCTTATACAGAACTGAGATCTATGCCTTTCTTTG ATATGCGTTTGAAATTTCTAACATTGCTAATGTTATTTGTCATATCGATTTCGGTTACGGTAACCACCTGTCGATTTGGATTTGGAATTTTGGAGGATAATTTTGTGGCTAGTCTGAATACAACTTATCGTAGTTCAGCTCAGTTTATGTGTTTTTATGGTCTATTAAATTTCTATTTGTTTACCATGGCATATGTTTATGCTccaaatggtagattttctcAAG CTGAAATATCTGTTACCAAAGATAACCCAGCATTTTCAATGATCAACGATTCCGACGAAGAAGTCGTCTACGGCTCAGAAGATGAATCACGACGCCCTCTAACAGTGGCCGGAAAAAATGACTATGATAGTGATTAG